Sequence from the Terriglobales bacterium genome:
GGGGTACAGGGGGTACGCACGGCGGAGGAACGCGCCGCCGAACAGGCGCTGGAAGGCGAGCAGCCGCCGGGGGGCGAGGCCAAGCCCTTCAGCACCGCCTGCTCCGACGTGGACGCGGACCACGAGAAGGTCCAGGCGCTGTTCAACGCCATGGTCGAGGCCCGCAAGACCGCCGGCGATGCCGGCGCAGCGGGCGCCAACTTCGACTCCTTCAAGGCCTTCGTCAAGAAGAAGACCGACCAGATCCGCAAAGACTATGGCTGCCACGCGGTGGAGTATTCCGTGGAGCTGGAGGGCGGGCAGGTAAGGCTGAAGGCGAAAGCGAAGACGTAGCGGCCCGCCGTCAGCCATCAGCCATCAGGAAAGCATGATTCCGCGACCCTTCACACCGGTTTCGGCCTTCGCCGTCGTGGTGGCCGGCCTTGCTGCGGTCGTGTTTGGCTGTCTGCCAGGAGGCACCTTCTATTTTCTTGGCCGAAAATCAACGTGGGCAGGGCGGCTAGTTTTCCTGTCCGTCGGCCTATGGTTTATCTACGTCGGAACCCGCTGGATTCTCGCGCACTGAAAAGCATTGGCACCTCCCGCCTTCGCCTATAATCAATGATTCTTTCCACTTCAAACTTTCTGCCGAGGCGAGTGTGGCGAAGATCCGGCGGGCCATCATCAGTGTCACCGACAAGCACGGGATCCAGGAGTTCGCGCGGCGGCTGGCGCGCATGGGAGTGGAGCTGGTCTCGACCGGGGGCACAGCCAAGTTGCTGCGCGAGGGCGGCATCGCGGTCCGGGACATCTCCGAACTGACCGGCTTTCCCGAGATGCTGGATGGGCGGGTGAAGACGCTGCACCCCAAGGTGCACGGCGGCATCCTGCACCTGCGCGACAAGGAGGAGCACCGCAGCGCGGTGGCGGCGCACGGCATCCAGCCCATCGACATGGTGGTGGTCAACCTCTACGCTTTCGAGAAGACCGCGGCCAAGCCGGGCGTCGGGGTCGAGGAGCTGATCGAGAACATCGACATCGGCGGGCCCTCGATGATCCGCTCCGCGGCCAAGAACTTCCGCGACGTGGCGGCGGTGACTTCGCCAGCGGACTACGCGGCGATCGCGGAGGAGATGGAGAAGTCGGGCGGCGAGTTGTCGCTCGCCACCAAGTGGCGGCTGGCGCAGAAGGCCTTCGCCACCACCTCGGCCTACGACGCGGCCATCACCTCAACGCTGGAGCGGATGCGCTGGGAGGACGGCGGGTTCCAGAAGGACGAGGCCGGGTTCCCCCCGGACCTGCGCCTGGCCTACAGCAAGGTGATGGACCTGCGCTACGGCGAGAACCCGCACCAGAAGGCGGCGATGTATTCCGACGGCTCGGGCGCGGGCATCGCCAACGGCCGCCAGCTCCAGGGCAAAGAGCTTTCCTACAACAACATCGTGGACCTGCAGGCGGCGTGGGACCTGGCCGACGAATTCCAGGAGCCATTCTGCGCCATCATCAAGCACACCAATCCCTGCGGCAGCGCCGTCGGCAAGGACCTGATCGAGGCCTTCCAGCGGGCCTTCGAGTGCGACCCGGTCTCGGCATTCGGAGGCGTGATCGCGCTCAACCGTGCGGTGGACGGCGCGACCGCCGAAGCGATCGCCGGGCTGCGCCACAACGGGGTGGCGCTGTTCATCGAGTGTATCGTGGCGCCATCGTTCGAGGAGGCGGCGCGGGCGCGCTTCGCCAAGCGCAAGGACCTGCGGGTGGTCGAGGTCGCCGCGGCCACCATGAAGTGGGTCATCAAGGCGGTGTCCGGTGGAGCGCTGCTGCAGGAGGCCGACCTGCACCGGCTCGATCCCGCGAATCTGAAGGTGGTGACCCAGCGTCGGCCCACCGAGAGCGAGATGCGCGACCTGTTGTTCGCCTGGAAGGTCTGCAAGCACATGAAGTCGAATGCCATCCTGTACGCCAAGGACGGGCGCGGGATCGGGGTGGGCGCGGGACAGATGAGCCGCGTGGACTCCGCCAGGATTGGCGCCATGAAGGCGGCGCTGCCGCTTCAGGGCAGCGTGGTGGGCTCCGACGCCTTCTTTCCCTTTCCCGACGGCGTCGAGGTAGTGGCCCAGGCGGGGGCCACCGCCATCATCCAGCCCGGCGGGTCGGTCCGCGACCAGGAAGTGATCGATGCCGCCAACCGGCTGGGGCTGGCCATGGTGTTTACCGGGGTCAGGCACTTCCGCCACTGATTCCGGCAAGGATCCGCCCCACTGGCGTGGGGCTCACTGCCCGCTACCAGCTGTAGGTCCTCACGCTGATCCCTACGGGATTTCGCTCAGGATGACAATGAAAACGGCAGTAAAATAGAGGGCACCACCCACCAACCGTCCGGCATCCAATGGGTTGGGAAGTGCCGAGGAAAAACCCTCGATGAGAACCAGAACCGTGGCATTGCTGCTGGCTCTGACGGCGAACGTCTGGGCGCAGCAGAACTCCGCACCCAACCAGGACCTGCAGCGCGGGCATCCGCCGGACACGATGGCGCCCGCTTCCGCGCAGCCGAAAGCGCCCTCGCCGAAGACTGAGCCGACGGCGCCGGCCAGGAAGCCGGACAAGGCAGCCGCCTATTATCACTACGCTCTTGCTCATACTTACCAGGAGCTGGTGGCGGTGTACGGGCGGGCGGAGTACGCCAACAAGGCCATCGAAGAATTCCGCCAGGCGATCGAGAACGACCCCGACTCCCAGTTCCTGCGAGTGGGGCTGGCGGAGCTGTATGTGGGCGTGGGCCGGATCCGGGACGCGGTCGAGGAGGTCCAGGAGATCATCCAGCGCGATCCCAACAATCTGGACGCACGCAAATTGCTGGGCCGCATCTACCTGCGTTCGCTGGGCGATATGAGCTCCGGGACCCAGTCCCAGTCCATGCTCAAGCTGGCCATTGAGCAGTTCGAGCAGATCGTGCGCATCCAGCCCGGCAACATCGAAGACCGATTGCTGCTGGGGCGTCTGTACCGGCTGAACAACGATCACGTCAAGGCAGAAGAGGAGTTCAAGACCGCGGTCCGGCTGAAGCCCGATTCGGAAGAAGCGGTGACCACGCTGGCCTACCTCTACAACGAGGAAGGCAATCCGCAGCGGGCGGCCGACGTGCTGGCTTCGGTGCCGGAAGCCTCGCGCACCGCCAAGCTGTACACGGCGCTGGGTTTCACCTACGAGCAGCAGAAGCACTACAAGAAGGCGGTGGAGGCCTATCGCAAGGCGGTCCAGCAGGACCGGGACAACCTGGATGCGATGCGGGGGTTGGCGCAGAACCTGCTGAACGACGGCCAGAGCGATGCCGCCCTGGAGCAGTACAAGCAGATCGCCGACGCCGATCCGCAGGATGCCCAGGCCCTTCTGCGCATGGCCGAAATCCTCCGCCGCAAGGGCAAGTACGACAAGGCCCTGGAGAACCTGAACAAGGCTGAGACCCTGGTCCAGGACTCCCTGGAGGTCCCCTATAACCGGGCGCTGGTGTACGAGGCGCAGGGAAAGTTCGAGGACGCGGCCAAGATCGTCGAGGGCCTGCTGCGGAAGGACGAAAAGGCCGACGGGAGCTATTCACCCGGCGAAGCCAACAACCGCGCCGTCTTCCTCGACCGGCTGGGCGTGATGTACAAGGAGCAGGGCAAGACCCAGACCGCGGTCGAGACCTTCCGCAAGATCCTTCTTCTGGGGCAGGACAACGCCGTCCGCGCCTACCAGCAGATCATCGACACCTATCGCGACGCCAAGATGTGGCCGCAGGCCACCGAAGTGGCGCGCGAGGCGGTCGAGAAGTTCCCTGAGGACCGCGGGCTGAAACTGGTGCTGGCCAGCCAGGAAGCCGATATGGGCAATGCTGACCGGGCGGTGAGCCAGGTCAAGAGCCTGCTGAAGGGCGCGCCCGAGGACCGCGAGGTGTATATCGCCCTCGCCCAGATCCAGAGCCGCCTGAAGCGCTACCAGGACGCGGAGCAATCGATCGCCCAGGCGGAGAAGCTCTCCGCCAAGAACGAGGAGAAGGACTACGCCATCTTCGTCGCCGGATCCATCTACGAGCGGCAGAAGAAGTACGAGCAGGCGGAGGAGGCGTTCAAGAAGGTCCTGGCCGACGATCCCAACAATGCGGTAACGCTGAACTACCTCGGCTACATGCTGGTGGACCGCGGCGTCCGCATCGAAGAAGGGCTGAACCTGGTCAGGAAGGCGGTGGAGATCGACCCGCAGAACGGGGCCTACCTCGACTCGCTGGGCTGGGGCTACTTCAAGCTGGGCAATTACGAGCTCGCGGAAGAGAACCTGCGCAAGGCGGTGGAACGCATCTCCAACGATGCCACTATCCACGACCATCTCGGCGACCTGTACCAGAAGACAGGACGGCTGAAGCTGGCCGCGGCCCACTGGGAG
This genomic interval carries:
- a CDS encoding MXAN_5187 C-terminal domain-containing protein, translated to MTVDEELNQLEDWVRRLKIEYDVYFGGGSKKPPADLDWRVNSLIKKYSDSHKMNFAQRFRYNSITQRYALFSDLWRQKMKIKEEGYRRPSDALLGVQGVRTAEERAAEQALEGEQPPGGEAKPFSTACSDVDADHEKVQALFNAMVEARKTAGDAGAAGANFDSFKAFVKKKTDQIRKDYGCHAVEYSVELEGGQVRLKAKAKT
- the purH gene encoding bifunctional phosphoribosylaminoimidazolecarboxamide formyltransferase/IMP cyclohydrolase; its protein translation is MAKIRRAIISVTDKHGIQEFARRLARMGVELVSTGGTAKLLREGGIAVRDISELTGFPEMLDGRVKTLHPKVHGGILHLRDKEEHRSAVAAHGIQPIDMVVVNLYAFEKTAAKPGVGVEELIENIDIGGPSMIRSAAKNFRDVAAVTSPADYAAIAEEMEKSGGELSLATKWRLAQKAFATTSAYDAAITSTLERMRWEDGGFQKDEAGFPPDLRLAYSKVMDLRYGENPHQKAAMYSDGSGAGIANGRQLQGKELSYNNIVDLQAAWDLADEFQEPFCAIIKHTNPCGSAVGKDLIEAFQRAFECDPVSAFGGVIALNRAVDGATAEAIAGLRHNGVALFIECIVAPSFEEAARARFAKRKDLRVVEVAAATMKWVIKAVSGGALLQEADLHRLDPANLKVVTQRRPTESEMRDLLFAWKVCKHMKSNAILYAKDGRGIGVGAGQMSRVDSARIGAMKAALPLQGSVVGSDAFFPFPDGVEVVAQAGATAIIQPGGSVRDQEVIDAANRLGLAMVFTGVRHFRH
- a CDS encoding tetratricopeptide repeat protein, with product MRTRTVALLLALTANVWAQQNSAPNQDLQRGHPPDTMAPASAQPKAPSPKTEPTAPARKPDKAAAYYHYALAHTYQELVAVYGRAEYANKAIEEFRQAIENDPDSQFLRVGLAELYVGVGRIRDAVEEVQEIIQRDPNNLDARKLLGRIYLRSLGDMSSGTQSQSMLKLAIEQFEQIVRIQPGNIEDRLLLGRLYRLNNDHVKAEEEFKTAVRLKPDSEEAVTTLAYLYNEEGNPQRAADVLASVPEASRTAKLYTALGFTYEQQKHYKKAVEAYRKAVQQDRDNLDAMRGLAQNLLNDGQSDAALEQYKQIADADPQDAQALLRMAEILRRKGKYDKALENLNKAETLVQDSLEVPYNRALVYEAQGKFEDAAKIVEGLLRKDEKADGSYSPGEANNRAVFLDRLGVMYKEQGKTQTAVETFRKILLLGQDNAVRAYQQIIDTYRDAKMWPQATEVAREAVEKFPEDRGLKLVLASQEADMGNADRAVSQVKSLLKGAPEDREVYIALAQIQSRLKRYQDAEQSIAQAEKLSAKNEEKDYAIFVAGSIYERQKKYEQAEEAFKKVLADDPNNAVTLNYLGYMLVDRGVRIEEGLNLVRKAVEIDPQNGAYLDSLGWGYFKLGNYELAEENLRKAVERISNDATIHDHLGDLYQKTGRLKLAAAHWERALDEWNKTVTAEVDAGDVAKVQKKLEAARVKLAQQVHK